From the Carassius gibelio isolate Cgi1373 ecotype wild population from Czech Republic chromosome B25, carGib1.2-hapl.c, whole genome shotgun sequence genome, one window contains:
- the LOC128014098 gene encoding tropomyosin alpha-1 chain isoform X21 has protein sequence MDAIKKKMQMLKLDKENALDRAEQAEGDKKAAEDRSKQLEDELIQLEKRLRVTEDERDKVFEEYQSVEEKLLSAEEVATKLEDDLLALQKKLKGTEDELDKYSEALKDAQEKLELAEKKAADAEADVASLNRRIQLVEEELDRAQERLATALQKLEEAEKAADESERGMKVIENRALKDEEKMEIQEIQLKEAKHIAEEADRKYEEVARKLVIVEAELERTEERAELNESKCAELEEELKTVTNNLKSLEAQAEKYSQKEDKYEEEIKVLTDKLKEAETRAEFSERSVAKLEKSIDDLEDELYSQKLKYKAISEELDHALNDMTSM, from the exons ATGGATGCCATTAAGAAGAAGATGCAGATGCTCAAGCTCGACAAGGAGAACGCCTTGGACAGAGCCGAGCAGGCTGAGGGAGACAAAAAGGCAGCGGAGGACAGGAGCAAACAG TTAGAAGACGAGCTAATTCAGTTGGAAAAGAGGTTGCGGGTAACGGAGGACGAGCGTGATAAAGTGTTTGAGGAGTACCAGAGCGTGGAGGAGAAGCTCCTGTCCGCCGAGGAGGTCGCCACCAAG CTTGAGGATGACCTCCTAGCACTGCAGAAGAAACTGAAGGGCACTGAAGATGAGCTCGACAAATATTCGGAGGCTCTGAAAGATGCACAGGAGAAACTGGAGCTGGCTGAGAAGAAAGCCGCAGAT GCTGAGGCTGATGTAGCGTCCCTGAACAGACGTATCCAGCTGGTTGAGGAGGAGTTGGATCGCGCACAGGAGCGTTTGGCCACTGCCCTGCAGAAGCTGGAGGAGGCCGAGAAGGCTGCCGATGAGAGTGAGAG AGGCATGAAGGTGATTGAGAACAGGGCTCTGAAGGATGAGGAGAAGATGGAGATCCAGGAGATCCAGCTCAAGGAGGCCAAACACATCGCTGAGGAGGCCGACCGCAAATATGAGGAG gtggccCGTAAGCTGGTGATCGTTGAGGCTGAGCTGGAGCGCACTGAGGAGCGCGCTGAGCTGAATGAGAG CAAATGCGCTGAGCTTGAGGAAGAGTTGAAAACTGTGACCAACAACCTGAAGTCCCTGGAAGCCCAGGCTGAGAAG TACTCCCAGAAAGAAGACAAATACGAGGAGGAGATCAAGGTCCTCACTGACAAACTAAAGGAG GCCGAGACCCGTGCTGAGTTCTCCGAGAGGTCCGTCGCCAAACTTGAGAAGTCCATTGATGACCTTGAAG ATGAGTTATATTCCCAGAAACTCAAGTACAAAGCCATCAGCGAGGAGCTGGACCACGCTCTCAACGACATGACTTCAATGTAA
- the LOC128014098 gene encoding tropomyosin alpha-1 chain isoform X13: MAATSLEAVKRKIKQLQEQADGAEERAEKLQRELALERKSREAAEADVASLNRRIQLVEEELDRAQERLATALQKLEEAEKAADESERGMKVIENRALKDEEKMEIQEIQLKEAKHIAEEADRKYEEVARKLVIVEAELERTEERAELNESKCAELEEELKTVTNNLKSLEAQAEKYSQKEDKYEEEIKVLTDKLKEAETRAEFSERSVAKLEKSIDDLEDELYSQKLKYKAISEELDHALNDMTSI; this comes from the exons ATGGCGGCTACATCGCTGGAAGCAGTCAAACGGAAAATAAAACAGTTGCAAGAGCAAGCGGACGGTGCTGAAGAGAGAGCGGAGAAACTGCAGAGGGAATTGGCGCTCGAGAGGAAATCCAGAGAAGCA GCTGAGGCTGATGTAGCGTCCCTGAACAGACGTATCCAGCTGGTTGAGGAGGAGTTGGATCGCGCACAGGAGCGTTTGGCCACTGCCCTGCAGAAGCTGGAGGAGGCCGAGAAGGCTGCCGATGAGAGTGAGAG AGGCATGAAGGTGATTGAGAACAGGGCTCTGAAGGATGAGGAGAAGATGGAGATCCAGGAGATCCAGCTCAAGGAGGCCAAACACATCGCTGAGGAGGCCGACCGCAAATATGAGGAG gtggccCGTAAGCTGGTGATCGTTGAGGCTGAGCTGGAGCGCACTGAGGAGCGCGCTGAGCTGAATGAGAG CAAATGCGCTGAGCTTGAGGAAGAGTTGAAAACTGTGACCAACAACCTGAAGTCCCTGGAAGCCCAGGCTGAGAAG TACTCCCAGAAAGAAGACAAATACGAGGAGGAGATCAAGGTCCTCACTGACAAACTAAAGGAG GCCGAGACCCGTGCTGAGTTCTCCGAGAGGTCCGTCGCCAAACTTGAGAAGTCCATTGATGACCTTGAAG ATGAGTTATATTCCCAGAAACTCAAGTACAAAGCCATCAGCGAGGAGCTGGACCACGCTCTCAACGACATGACTTCAAT
- the LOC128014098 gene encoding tropomyosin alpha-3 chain isoform X18: MAATSLEAVKRKIKQLQEQADGAEERAEKLQRELALERKSREAAEADVASLNRRIQLVEEELDRAQERLATALQKLEEAEKAADESERGMKVIENRALKDEEKMEIQEIQLKEAKHIAEEADRKYEEVARKLVIVEAELERTEERAELNERRLRRLEDELRVLDQTYKSLKASDEQYSQKEDKYEEEIKVLTDKLKEAETRAEFSERSVAKLEKSIDDLEDHLYQQLEKNRLLSNELRMALDED, encoded by the exons ATGGCGGCTACATCGCTGGAAGCAGTCAAACGGAAAATAAAACAGTTGCAAGAGCAAGCGGACGGTGCTGAAGAGAGAGCGGAGAAACTGCAGAGGGAATTGGCGCTCGAGAGGAAATCCAGAGAAGCA GCTGAGGCTGATGTAGCGTCCCTGAACAGACGTATCCAGCTGGTTGAGGAGGAGTTGGATCGCGCACAGGAGCGTTTGGCCACTGCCCTGCAGAAGCTGGAGGAGGCCGAGAAGGCTGCCGATGAGAGTGAGAG AGGCATGAAGGTGATTGAGAACAGGGCTCTGAAGGATGAGGAGAAGATGGAGATCCAGGAGATCCAGCTCAAGGAGGCCAAACACATCGCTGAGGAGGCCGACCGCAAATATGAGGAG gtggccCGTAAGCTGGTGATCGTTGAGGCTGAGCTGGAGCGCACTGAGGAGCGCGCTGAGCTGAATGAGAG ACGCCTTCGAAGATTAGAGGATGAGCTTCGAGTGTTGGACCAAACCTATAAGTCATTAAAGGCATCAGATGAACAG TACTCCCAGAAAGAAGACAAATACGAGGAGGAGATCAAGGTCCTCACTGACAAACTAAAGGAG GCCGAGACCCGTGCTGAGTTCTCCGAGAGGTCCGTCGCCAAACTTGAGAAGTCCATTGATGACCTTGAAG
- the LOC128014098 gene encoding tropomyosin alpha-1 chain isoform X11, translating to MDAIKKKMQMLKLDKENALDRAEQAEGDKKAAEDRSKQLEDDLLALQKKLKGTEDELDKYSEALKDAQEKLELAEKKAADAEADVASLNRRIQLVEEELDRAQERLATALQKLEEAEKAADESERGMKVIENRALKDEEKMEIQEIQLKEAKHIAEEADRKYEEVARKLVIVEAELERTEERAELNERRLRRLEDELRVLDQTYKSLKASDEQYSQKEDKYEEEIKVLTDKLKEAETRAEFSERSVAKLEKSIDDLEDHLYQQLEKNRLLSNELRMALDED from the exons ATGGATGCCATTAAGAAGAAGATGCAGATGCTCAAGCTCGACAAGGAGAACGCCTTGGACAGAGCCGAGCAGGCTGAGGGAGACAAAAAGGCAGCGGAGGACAGGAGCAAACAG CTTGAGGATGACCTCCTAGCACTGCAGAAGAAACTGAAGGGCACTGAAGATGAGCTCGACAAATATTCGGAGGCTCTGAAAGATGCACAGGAGAAACTGGAGCTGGCTGAGAAGAAAGCCGCAGAT GCTGAGGCTGATGTAGCGTCCCTGAACAGACGTATCCAGCTGGTTGAGGAGGAGTTGGATCGCGCACAGGAGCGTTTGGCCACTGCCCTGCAGAAGCTGGAGGAGGCCGAGAAGGCTGCCGATGAGAGTGAGAG AGGCATGAAGGTGATTGAGAACAGGGCTCTGAAGGATGAGGAGAAGATGGAGATCCAGGAGATCCAGCTCAAGGAGGCCAAACACATCGCTGAGGAGGCCGACCGCAAATATGAGGAG gtggccCGTAAGCTGGTGATCGTTGAGGCTGAGCTGGAGCGCACTGAGGAGCGCGCTGAGCTGAATGAGAG ACGCCTTCGAAGATTAGAGGATGAGCTTCGAGTGTTGGACCAAACCTATAAGTCATTAAAGGCATCAGATGAACAG TACTCCCAGAAAGAAGACAAATACGAGGAGGAGATCAAGGTCCTCACTGACAAACTAAAGGAG GCCGAGACCCGTGCTGAGTTCTCCGAGAGGTCCGTCGCCAAACTTGAGAAGTCCATTGATGACCTTGAAG
- the LOC128014098 gene encoding tropomyosin alpha-4 chain isoform X17 produces MAATSLEAVKRKIKQLQEQADGAEERAEKLQRELALERKSREAAEADVASLNRRIQLVEEELDRAQERLATALQKLEEAEKAADESERGMKVIENRALKDEEKMEIQEIQLKEAKHIAEEADRKYEEVARKLVIVEAELERTEERAELNESKCAELEEELKTVTNNLKSLEAQAEKYSQKEDKYEEEIKVLTDKLKEAETRAEFSERSVAKLEKSIDDLEDHLYQQLEKNRLLSNELRMALDED; encoded by the exons ATGGCGGCTACATCGCTGGAAGCAGTCAAACGGAAAATAAAACAGTTGCAAGAGCAAGCGGACGGTGCTGAAGAGAGAGCGGAGAAACTGCAGAGGGAATTGGCGCTCGAGAGGAAATCCAGAGAAGCA GCTGAGGCTGATGTAGCGTCCCTGAACAGACGTATCCAGCTGGTTGAGGAGGAGTTGGATCGCGCACAGGAGCGTTTGGCCACTGCCCTGCAGAAGCTGGAGGAGGCCGAGAAGGCTGCCGATGAGAGTGAGAG AGGCATGAAGGTGATTGAGAACAGGGCTCTGAAGGATGAGGAGAAGATGGAGATCCAGGAGATCCAGCTCAAGGAGGCCAAACACATCGCTGAGGAGGCCGACCGCAAATATGAGGAG gtggccCGTAAGCTGGTGATCGTTGAGGCTGAGCTGGAGCGCACTGAGGAGCGCGCTGAGCTGAATGAGAG CAAATGCGCTGAGCTTGAGGAAGAGTTGAAAACTGTGACCAACAACCTGAAGTCCCTGGAAGCCCAGGCTGAGAAG TACTCCCAGAAAGAAGACAAATACGAGGAGGAGATCAAGGTCCTCACTGACAAACTAAAGGAG GCCGAGACCCGTGCTGAGTTCTCCGAGAGGTCCGTCGCCAAACTTGAGAAGTCCATTGATGACCTTGAAG
- the LOC128014098 gene encoding tropomyosin alpha-1 chain isoform X3, with translation MDAIKKKMQMLKLDKENALDRAEQAEGDKKAAEDRSKQLEDELIQLEKRLRVTEDERDKVFEEYQSVEEKLLSAEEVATKAEADVASLNRRIQLVEEELDRAQERLATALQKLEEAEKAADESERGMKVIENRALKDEEKMEIQEIQLKEAKHIAEEADRKYEEVARKLVIVEAELERTEERAELNESKCAELEEELKTVTNNLKSLEAQAEKYSQKEDKYEEEIKVLTDKLKEAETRAEFSERSVAKLEKSIDDLEDELYSQKLKYKAISEELDHALNDMTSI, from the exons ATGGATGCCATTAAGAAGAAGATGCAGATGCTCAAGCTCGACAAGGAGAACGCCTTGGACAGAGCCGAGCAGGCTGAGGGAGACAAAAAGGCAGCGGAGGACAGGAGCAAACAG TTAGAAGACGAGCTAATTCAGTTGGAAAAGAGGTTGCGGGTAACGGAGGACGAGCGTGATAAAGTGTTTGAGGAGTACCAGAGCGTGGAGGAGAAGCTCCTGTCCGCCGAGGAGGTCGCCACCAAG GCTGAGGCTGATGTAGCGTCCCTGAACAGACGTATCCAGCTGGTTGAGGAGGAGTTGGATCGCGCACAGGAGCGTTTGGCCACTGCCCTGCAGAAGCTGGAGGAGGCCGAGAAGGCTGCCGATGAGAGTGAGAG AGGCATGAAGGTGATTGAGAACAGGGCTCTGAAGGATGAGGAGAAGATGGAGATCCAGGAGATCCAGCTCAAGGAGGCCAAACACATCGCTGAGGAGGCCGACCGCAAATATGAGGAG gtggccCGTAAGCTGGTGATCGTTGAGGCTGAGCTGGAGCGCACTGAGGAGCGCGCTGAGCTGAATGAGAG CAAATGCGCTGAGCTTGAGGAAGAGTTGAAAACTGTGACCAACAACCTGAAGTCCCTGGAAGCCCAGGCTGAGAAG TACTCCCAGAAAGAAGACAAATACGAGGAGGAGATCAAGGTCCTCACTGACAAACTAAAGGAG GCCGAGACCCGTGCTGAGTTCTCCGAGAGGTCCGTCGCCAAACTTGAGAAGTCCATTGATGACCTTGAAG ATGAGTTATATTCCCAGAAACTCAAGTACAAAGCCATCAGCGAGGAGCTGGACCACGCTCTCAACGACATGACTTCAAT
- the LOC128014098 gene encoding tropomyosin alpha-3 chain isoform X15, with protein MAATSLEAVKRKIKQLQEQADGAEERAEKLQRELALERKSREAAEADVASLNRRIQLVEEELDRAQERLATALQKLEEAEKAADESERGMKVIENRALKDEEKMEIQEIQLKEAKHIAEEADRKYEEVARKLVIVEAELERTEERAELNERRLRRLEDELRVLDQTYKSLKASDEQYSQKEDKYEEEIKVLTDKLKEAETRAEFSERSVAKLEKSIDDLEDELYSQKLKYKAISEELDHALNDMTSI; from the exons ATGGCGGCTACATCGCTGGAAGCAGTCAAACGGAAAATAAAACAGTTGCAAGAGCAAGCGGACGGTGCTGAAGAGAGAGCGGAGAAACTGCAGAGGGAATTGGCGCTCGAGAGGAAATCCAGAGAAGCA GCTGAGGCTGATGTAGCGTCCCTGAACAGACGTATCCAGCTGGTTGAGGAGGAGTTGGATCGCGCACAGGAGCGTTTGGCCACTGCCCTGCAGAAGCTGGAGGAGGCCGAGAAGGCTGCCGATGAGAGTGAGAG AGGCATGAAGGTGATTGAGAACAGGGCTCTGAAGGATGAGGAGAAGATGGAGATCCAGGAGATCCAGCTCAAGGAGGCCAAACACATCGCTGAGGAGGCCGACCGCAAATATGAGGAG gtggccCGTAAGCTGGTGATCGTTGAGGCTGAGCTGGAGCGCACTGAGGAGCGCGCTGAGCTGAATGAGAG ACGCCTTCGAAGATTAGAGGATGAGCTTCGAGTGTTGGACCAAACCTATAAGTCATTAAAGGCATCAGATGAACAG TACTCCCAGAAAGAAGACAAATACGAGGAGGAGATCAAGGTCCTCACTGACAAACTAAAGGAG GCCGAGACCCGTGCTGAGTTCTCCGAGAGGTCCGTCGCCAAACTTGAGAAGTCCATTGATGACCTTGAAG ATGAGTTATATTCCCAGAAACTCAAGTACAAAGCCATCAGCGAGGAGCTGGACCACGCTCTCAACGACATGACTTCAAT